The following nucleotide sequence is from Manis pentadactyla isolate mManPen7 chromosome 13, mManPen7.hap1, whole genome shotgun sequence.
CTTCACACACTTATTCTAGTTTTCTTGTTTGAAACTTCTTTTCCCAGGAATCACCCAGTTACCTGAAGATGTTCCTCGTGTTGGGGCCCTTGAGATGACTCCGCCCCAGGTCTGGGAGGAGTGGGaagcttcctcctcctctccctcttcctcctcctcctcctcctcctcctcctccgcctcctcctctccctcctctccctcctcctcctcctcctccgcctcctcctcctcctcctctccagtCCCTGTGAGTCAGCAGGGTGAGTCCTCTCTGTTCCCACAACACATGGACACAGCACCCATCAGGGAAATTTATTACAGGCGTGTCTTTCTGAAAAGAGATGTGACTgtctggtggggtggggtggaagtGTTGGAGCCCACCTCTAAAAAGACCAAACTGGTGCAGTGTGTTTTTCCTCAAGCGGCCCGAAAAACATCTGGGCCTTTTTAACACCAAAAAGCCAGAATGCTTTTCTGAGGAGACCCTCTTATGTGTCTACACCGAAACGCCTCACTGACATGGAGTGCAGCCCAGATAACAATGCCCTGCAGTGGGGGCAGCCGGCTGGCAGTGCAGGGGAGCCTCCAGCCCAGAAGGAGGGCTCCAGGGCCAAGACACCCCAGGGGCTGGGGACCCTGGACAGCGGCTtcaggtgcctgggctgctgccTGGTTTTCCGCAGCTTGGAGGTCCTGCAGGACCACGTGGAAAATGCAGCCCGTGAGCGCTTCAGCTGCCACGTTTTCAACCGTGCCTTTGCTCAGATGCTCAGcaagcacaagaagagagcccGAGAGCTGGGAGGAGAAAATCAGGATGAGAACGTTTCCCTGCCAGACCAAAAACGTTCTCGCAGTAAGACATCCTCCTGCAAGTAAACAGACGTTTCAGGCCCCAGAAGAG
It contains:
- the LOC130680156 gene encoding uncharacterized protein LOC130680156 isoform X2 translates to MPNMIVHSTYLFESIQVTENASSFFYIPSSEFEKTQGDSPEPEAQVVVGDYSHTREQSSASEYFSRASSPGQLRAAAEDRITQLPEDVPRVGALEMTPPQVWEEWEASSSSPSSSSSSSSSSSASSSPSSPSSSSSSASSSSSSPVPVSQQGESSLFPQHMDTAPIREIYYRRVFLKRDVTVWWGGVEVLEPTSKKTKLVQCVFPQAARKTSGPF
- the LOC130680156 gene encoding uncharacterized protein DDB_G0271670-like isoform X1, whose translation is MPNMIVHSTYLFESIQVTENASSFFYIPSSEFEKTQGDSPEPEAQVVVGDYSHTREQSSASEYFSRASSPGQLRAAAEDSKEDHKGITQLPEDVPRVGALEMTPPQVWEEWEASSSSPSSSSSSSSSSSASSSPSSPSSSSSSASSSSSSPVPVSQQGESSLFPQHMDTAPIREIYYRRVFLKRDVTVWWGGVEVLEPTSKKTKLVQCVFPQAARKTSGPF